From a region of the Candidatus Pantoea bituminis genome:
- the rcsA gene encoding transcriptional regulator RcsA: protein MPTIIMDSCNYTRLGLSDYMSSKGVKRKNITSASDIEQLQQRCEQLQPGVVFINEDCFIHEPDSSERIRSIIMQHPETLFFIFMAISNIHFEEYLYVRKNLIITSKSIKTSTLDSLLSTYLQKKLNQSPRISSGLDIHPLTLSQTESNMLKMWMSGHDTIQISDKMQIKAKTVSSHKGNIKRKIKTHNKQVIYHVVRLTDNVTSGIYVNVR from the coding sequence ATGCCAACGATTATTATGGATTCCTGCAACTACACACGCTTGGGATTATCAGATTATATGTCCTCTAAAGGTGTTAAGAGGAAAAATATTACTTCAGCCTCTGACATTGAACAATTACAGCAACGTTGTGAACAATTACAACCTGGCGTCGTTTTTATTAATGAAGATTGCTTCATTCATGAGCCTGATTCCAGCGAACGTATTCGCAGTATTATTATGCAGCACCCTGAAACTCTGTTTTTTATATTTATGGCCATCAGTAATATCCATTTTGAGGAATACCTCTACGTTCGTAAGAACCTGATTATTACGTCAAAATCGATAAAGACATCCACACTGGATTCCTTACTGAGTACTTATTTGCAGAAGAAACTCAATCAATCTCCGCGTATTTCCTCTGGGTTGGATATTCATCCATTAACGCTGAGCCAGACTGAGTCGAATATGTTGAAAATGTGGATGTCAGGCCATGACACCATTCAAATTTCCGACAAGATGCAAATTAAAGCTAAAACAGTTTCATCACACAAAGGTAATATTAAGCGCAAGATCAAAACCCACAACAAACAAGTAATTTATCATGTGGTGCGATTGACCGATAATGTCACCTCGGGTATTTATGTCAATGTGAGATAA
- the fliQ gene encoding flagellar biosynthesis protein FliQ gives MTPESVMVMGQEAMRVALMLAAPLLLAALVSGLFISLLQAATQINEQTLSFIPKILAVAATGIIAGPWMLNLVLDYIRTVFTNLPYIIG, from the coding sequence ATGACACCCGAATCGGTAATGGTGATGGGGCAAGAAGCGATGCGCGTTGCGCTGATGCTGGCTGCACCGCTGCTGCTGGCTGCGCTGGTCAGCGGTTTATTTATCAGCCTGCTGCAAGCCGCAACCCAGATTAACGAACAGACACTGTCGTTTATTCCAAAAATTCTTGCGGTCGCTGCTACTGGCATTATTGCGGGCCCGTGGATGCTGAACCTGGTGCTGGATTACATTCGCACCGTCTTTACCAATCTGCCTTACATCATCGGCTGA
- the fliO gene encoding flagellar biosynthetic protein FliO: MNNQSQTLHPAAPQTQAISTGSVVTQVSSVLAGIVLLILAFAWLARRLGFAPKKVSSQELKMTASVQVGQRERVVIVDTADARLVLGVTAQHITHLHTLPPAAPEENAPSGAAPQDFRQLLQNLVKRPGKHP, encoded by the coding sequence ATGAATAACCAGTCTCAAACACTGCATCCCGCCGCGCCGCAAACGCAGGCGATTTCTACCGGTTCTGTAGTGACGCAAGTCAGCAGTGTGTTAGCCGGGATTGTATTGTTGATACTGGCTTTTGCCTGGCTGGCGCGCCGCCTCGGTTTCGCACCGAAGAAGGTCAGCAGCCAGGAACTCAAAATGACCGCCAGTGTTCAGGTCGGTCAGCGTGAACGCGTTGTGATTGTTGATACTGCCGATGCGCGCCTGGTCCTTGGCGTCACCGCTCAGCACATCACCCATTTGCACACGTTGCCGCCTGCTGCGCCGGAAGAAAATGCGCCATCAGGCGCTGCGCCACAAGATTTTCGCCAACTGCTACAGAATCTGGTTAAACGTCCCGGAAAACACCCATGA
- the fliN gene encoding flagellar motor switch protein FliN, giving the protein MSDSKKPSDDNISADDLWAEAMNEQAGTSAPQSDDVFKTFESSNISGSLQDIDLIMDIPVKLTVELGRTKMTIKELLRLTQGSVVSLDGLAGEPLDILINGYLIAQGEVVVVNDKYGVRITDIITPSERMRRLSR; this is encoded by the coding sequence ATGAGTGACAGCAAGAAACCGTCCGATGACAACATCTCTGCGGACGATCTGTGGGCTGAGGCAATGAACGAACAAGCTGGCACCAGCGCGCCACAGAGCGACGATGTGTTTAAAACATTCGAGAGCAGCAATATCTCTGGCTCGCTGCAGGATATCGATCTGATTATGGATATCCCGGTGAAACTCACCGTGGAACTGGGCCGTACCAAAATGACCATCAAAGAGCTGCTGCGCCTGACGCAAGGTTCAGTGGTGTCACTGGATGGTCTGGCGGGTGAACCTTTAGATATCCTGATCAACGGTTACCTGATTGCTCAAGGTGAAGTTGTGGTGGTGAACGACAAATATGGCGTGCGCATCACCGATATCATCACCCCTTCTGAACGTATGCGTCGCCTGAGTCGTTAA
- the fliM gene encoding flagellar motor switch protein FliM codes for MGDSILSQAEIDALLNGDSDSKEDEKIQKGPEGDIRPYDPNTQRRVVRERLQALEIINERFARQFRMALFNLLRRSPDISVGAIKIQPYHEFARNLPVPTNLNLIHLKPLRGTALVVFSPSLVFIAVDNLFGGDGRFPTKVEGREFTHTEQRVIRRMLKLALDGYSDAWKAIYPLDVEYVRSEMQVKFTNITTSPNDIVVNTPFQVEIGNLVGEFNICIPFSMIEPLRELLVNPPLENSRQEDNHWRDNLVKQVQHSELELIAHFAETSLRLSRILQLKPGDVLPIEKPERIIAHVDGVPVLTSQYGTINGQYALRVEHLINPILNSLNEEQPNE; via the coding sequence ATGGGCGATAGCATTCTCTCCCAAGCTGAAATTGACGCGCTACTCAACGGCGACAGTGACAGCAAGGAAGATGAAAAGATTCAGAAAGGGCCGGAAGGCGACATTCGTCCTTACGACCCGAATACACAGCGCCGTGTAGTACGCGAACGTCTGCAGGCGCTGGAAATTATTAATGAGCGTTTTGCTCGTCAGTTCCGTATGGCGCTGTTTAACCTGCTGCGCCGTAGCCCTGATATTTCTGTGGGTGCGATCAAGATTCAGCCGTATCACGAGTTTGCCCGCAACCTGCCGGTGCCAACCAACCTGAACCTGATCCACCTGAAGCCGCTACGCGGCACTGCGCTGGTGGTGTTTTCACCCAGCCTGGTGTTTATCGCGGTTGATAACCTGTTTGGTGGTGATGGTCGCTTCCCGACTAAAGTGGAAGGCCGTGAGTTTACCCACACTGAGCAGCGCGTTATCCGCCGTATGCTGAAGCTGGCGCTGGATGGTTACAGCGATGCATGGAAAGCCATTTACCCGCTGGACGTAGAGTATGTACGTTCAGAGATGCAGGTAAAATTCACCAACATCACCACTTCACCGAACGACATCGTGGTTAACACGCCGTTCCAGGTGGAGATTGGTAACCTGGTCGGTGAATTTAATATCTGTATTCCGTTTTCGATGATTGAGCCGCTGCGCGAGCTGCTGGTGAACCCGCCGCTGGAAAACTCCCGTCAGGAAGATAATCACTGGCGCGATAACCTGGTGAAGCAGGTTCAGCACTCTGAGCTGGAGCTGATTGCGCACTTTGCTGAGACTTCACTGCGTCTGTCACGCATTTTGCAGCTGAAGCCAGGCGATGTACTGCCGATTGAGAAGCCCGAGCGCATCATCGCCCATGTGGATGGCGTGCCGGTATTAACCAGCCAATATGGCACGATCAACGGCCAATATGCCCTGCGTGTCGAACATCTGATTAACCCGATTTTGAATTCGCTGAACGAGGAACAGCCCAATGAGTGA
- the fliL gene encoding flagellar basal body-associated protein FliL — protein MSENAKAKGRKRSILIPVLLVVTLAACSVAGYAVWRMMNKHEGDKPEVAKVEPPAAPVFFALDTFTVNLVNPDNDPDRVLYVGFTLRLPDEDTRRRMNDYLPEVRSRLLLLLSRQSANALASEQGKQALVEQIKQALSPPLVKGQPPQAVNDVLFTAFILR, from the coding sequence ATGTCTGAAAACGCGAAAGCTAAAGGCCGCAAACGTTCAATCTTAATTCCGGTGTTACTGGTGGTAACGCTGGCCGCTTGTAGCGTGGCAGGCTATGCAGTCTGGCGAATGATGAATAAACACGAGGGCGATAAGCCGGAAGTCGCGAAAGTCGAACCACCTGCCGCCCCGGTATTTTTTGCACTTGATACATTTACGGTTAACCTGGTCAATCCCGACAACGATCCTGACCGCGTGCTGTACGTAGGCTTTACCCTGCGTCTGCCGGATGAGGACACCCGTCGTCGGATGAATGACTATCTGCCTGAGGTACGCAGCCGTCTGCTGCTACTGCTCTCACGTCAGAGCGCGAATGCGCTAGCGTCAGAGCAAGGAAAGCAAGCGCTTGTTGAGCAAATCAAACAGGCACTGTCTCCACCACTGGTAAAAGGTCAACCTCCGCAGGCCGTGAACGACGTGCTGTTTACTGCCTTCATTTTGAGGTGA
- a CDS encoding flagellar hook-length control protein FliK: protein MITLPTLSTQTVATGDADTSMSTDILSGADAMPQDFLTALGNQLLTLAKQPGKVTQLTDQVEESEADTKPTSALNALLAALENPDAVNALLKPENIKAATKSADDKDKQDASTLSASEMQNVQALFAMLPAAAANNATPAVASSELTQSDVRRNTLSSLSQAVNSALTSKDEAPEGKSSKASDNSALMGKTPVAASNTAAVSSNNNSNALNLDSSFQQVLSSLSKQDDQSAPKNSTSDNLLVNSAPISSASSLTAPLNASATTNTPSTPMLNAQLGSNEWQQALSQQIVMFSRNGQQNAELRLHPEDLGAIQISLKLDNDTAQLNMVSSHSHVRAALEAALPQLRHALAESGINLGESQVSSDSSAQGQSFQQQQEARRDGQHGRFSLSQDSDNDITPIAVPAALQARVAGNGAVDTFA, encoded by the coding sequence ATGATTACGCTGCCAACACTTAGCACGCAGACCGTGGCTACCGGTGATGCTGATACTTCAATGTCCACAGACATTTTATCGGGTGCCGATGCGATGCCGCAGGACTTCCTGACGGCGCTGGGTAATCAATTATTAACGCTGGCCAAACAGCCTGGGAAAGTCACGCAATTAACTGATCAAGTTGAAGAAAGCGAAGCGGATACCAAGCCGACCAGCGCGCTCAATGCGCTGCTGGCAGCGCTGGAAAATCCCGATGCAGTGAATGCGTTGCTGAAGCCGGAAAATATTAAAGCCGCCACGAAATCAGCCGATGATAAAGATAAGCAAGACGCCAGTACATTAAGCGCCAGTGAGATGCAAAACGTGCAGGCACTGTTTGCCATGTTACCGGCAGCCGCCGCTAACAATGCAACGCCCGCCGTTGCCAGCAGCGAGTTGACACAAAGCGATGTGCGCCGCAATACGCTGTCATCGCTGTCGCAAGCCGTGAACAGCGCGCTGACCAGCAAAGATGAGGCGCCTGAAGGTAAAAGCAGCAAAGCCAGTGACAACAGCGCGCTGATGGGTAAAACCCCTGTGGCAGCCAGCAACACGGCGGCGGTAAGCAGTAATAACAACAGCAATGCGCTGAATCTCGACAGCAGCTTTCAACAGGTGTTGAGCAGCTTGAGCAAGCAGGATGATCAGTCCGCGCCTAAAAACAGCACCAGCGATAATTTGCTGGTGAACAGCGCACCGATCTCCAGTGCCAGCTCGCTGACCGCACCGCTGAATGCCTCAGCGACGACCAATACGCCATCAACCCCGATGCTGAATGCGCAGCTCGGCAGCAACGAATGGCAGCAGGCGCTGAGCCAGCAAATTGTGATGTTCAGCCGTAACGGCCAGCAGAACGCAGAGTTGCGTTTGCATCCTGAAGACCTTGGCGCCATCCAGATCAGCCTGAAACTGGATAACGACACGGCACAGTTAAATATGGTTTCCAGCCACAGCCACGTAAGGGCGGCGCTGGAAGCTGCCCTCCCGCAGCTGCGTCATGCACTGGCAGAGAGCGGCATTAACCTGGGTGAGAGTCAGGTAAGCAGTGACAGTTCCGCGCAAGGCCAGAGCTTCCAGCAGCAGCAGGAGGCGCGCCGCGATGGACAACATGGCCGCTTCTCCCTCTCCCAGGACAGTGATAATGACATCACGCCGATTGCTGTGCCCGCCGCCCTCCAGGCGCGTGTAGCAGGCAACGGCGCCGTCGACACCTTTGCCTGA
- the fliJ gene encoding flagellar export protein FliJ: MKTANAIDTLRDLAEQDLEKAVIFLGDMRRGQQAADQQLTMLLDYQDEYRNKLNDNMSTGIANNRWTNYHQFIQTLEKAIEQHRNQLQHWNQRLEQALVNWREKQQRLNAYQTLITRAAETALQQENRLDQKRMDEFAQRAAFRRAE; this comes from the coding sequence ATGAAAACTGCAAATGCCATCGACACACTGCGTGATCTTGCGGAGCAGGATCTGGAAAAAGCGGTGATTTTTTTAGGCGACATGCGTCGTGGTCAGCAAGCCGCTGATCAGCAACTCACCATGCTGCTCGATTATCAGGATGAATACCGCAATAAGCTCAACGACAACATGTCGACCGGTATCGCCAATAACCGCTGGACCAACTATCACCAGTTTATCCAAACGCTGGAAAAAGCCATTGAGCAGCACCGCAACCAATTACAGCACTGGAATCAGCGCCTTGAGCAGGCGCTGGTGAACTGGCGTGAGAAACAACAGCGGCTTAACGCCTATCAAACGTTGATCACGCGCGCGGCTGAAACCGCCTTACAACAAGAAAACCGTCTCGATCAGAAACGGATGGATGAATTTGCCCAACGGGCCGCCTTTAGGAGAGCCGAATGA
- the fliI gene encoding flagellar protein export ATPase FliI, whose translation MTTRLNRWLGALDAFEGRIAQVQPVRRYGRLTRATGLVLEATGLQLPLGATCVIERNDGKKITEVESEVVGFNGQKLFLMPLEEVDGILPGARVYARQTSENPQAGKQLLLGPQLLGRVLDGSGRPLDGLPSPDTGYRAPLITPPFNPLQRTPITDVLDTGVRAINSLLTVGRGQRMGLFAGSGVGKSVLLGMMARYTEADVIVVGLIGERGREVKDFIENILGAEGRARSVVIAAPADVSPLLRMQGAAYATRIAEDFRDRGKHVLLIMDSLTRYAMAQREIALAIGEPPATKGYPPSVFAKLPALVERAGNGIDGGGSITAFYTVLTEGDDQQDPIADSARAILDGHIVLSRRLAEAGHYPAIDIEASISRAMTSLIDENHYARVRQFKQLLSSFQRNRDLVSVGAYAAGSDPMLDKAIKLYPQMEAFLQQGIFERSDYDDACLHLHALFG comes from the coding sequence ATGACCACGCGTCTTAATCGCTGGCTTGGCGCGCTCGACGCGTTTGAAGGCCGCATTGCACAAGTTCAGCCGGTTCGCCGCTATGGCCGTTTAACCCGCGCGACCGGTCTGGTACTGGAAGCGACCGGTTTGCAGCTGCCGCTCGGTGCGACCTGCGTGATTGAACGTAACGATGGCAAGAAGATCACCGAAGTTGAAAGTGAAGTGGTGGGCTTTAACGGTCAGAAACTGTTTTTAATGCCGCTGGAAGAAGTGGATGGCATTTTGCCCGGCGCACGCGTGTATGCACGCCAGACCAGTGAAAACCCACAGGCAGGTAAACAATTACTGCTGGGCCCGCAGCTATTAGGCCGCGTGCTGGACGGCAGCGGGCGTCCGCTCGACGGTTTGCCGTCACCCGACACCGGCTACCGCGCACCGCTGATCACTCCACCGTTTAACCCGTTGCAACGTACCCCAATCACTGACGTGCTGGATACCGGCGTACGCGCCATCAACTCGCTGCTTACAGTGGGACGCGGTCAACGTATGGGGCTGTTTGCCGGTTCCGGCGTGGGTAAAAGTGTATTGCTCGGCATGATGGCGCGCTACACCGAAGCTGATGTCATTGTCGTGGGTCTGATCGGTGAGCGTGGACGAGAAGTTAAAGACTTTATCGAGAACATTCTGGGTGCGGAAGGTCGTGCCCGTTCAGTGGTGATTGCCGCTCCCGCCGACGTTTCTCCTTTATTACGTATGCAAGGTGCCGCTTACGCCACGCGTATCGCCGAAGATTTTCGCGATCGCGGCAAGCATGTGCTGTTGATCATGGATTCCCTGACGCGCTACGCCATGGCGCAGCGTGAGATCGCGCTGGCGATCGGCGAACCACCGGCCACCAAAGGCTATCCACCTTCCGTGTTTGCCAAGCTCCCTGCTCTGGTAGAACGCGCCGGTAACGGCATTGATGGCGGCGGTTCAATTACTGCGTTTTATACCGTACTGACCGAAGGCGACGATCAGCAAGACCCGATCGCGGACTCCGCACGTGCGATCCTGGATGGTCACATCGTGTTGTCTCGCCGTCTGGCGGAAGCGGGTCACTATCCCGCGATAGATATCGAAGCTTCAATCAGCCGTGCCATGACCTCGCTGATTGATGAAAACCATTACGCGCGGGTACGCCAGTTCAAGCAGTTGCTCTCCAGCTTCCAGCGCAACCGCGACCTGGTCAGTGTCGGTGCCTATGCTGCGGGTAGCGACCCGATGCTGGATAAAGCCATCAAACTCTATCCGCAAATGGAAGCTTTCCTGCAACAAGGCATTTTTGAACGCAGCGATTACGACGACGCCTGTCTGCATCTTCATGCTTTGTTTGGTTAA
- the fliH gene encoding flagellar assembly protein FliH, whose amino-acid sequence MSDAFSARPWQLWQPNDLGRSDAPEPEPLPEIESFENEVDEQQQLLERMQQQMRKEAQGQGYNEGHQQGFAEGQKTGYDAGFAQGLADAQQQHAPLQARMQQLVTEFQNTLESLDSVIAARLMQLALEAARSVIGQATTVDGSALLRQIQGLLQQEPMFSGKPQLRVHPDDLQRIEQTLGPTLDLHGWRLLADNTLHPGGCKLSAEDGDLDASVATRWQELCRLAAPGEL is encoded by the coding sequence ATGTCTGATGCATTTTCCGCGCGCCCGTGGCAGTTGTGGCAGCCCAACGATTTAGGTCGTAGTGATGCGCCCGAGCCAGAACCGCTGCCAGAGATCGAATCGTTTGAAAATGAAGTAGACGAGCAACAGCAACTGCTCGAACGCATGCAGCAGCAAATGCGCAAAGAGGCGCAAGGCCAGGGTTATAACGAAGGTCATCAGCAAGGGTTTGCGGAAGGTCAGAAAACCGGTTACGACGCCGGTTTTGCCCAGGGTTTAGCCGATGCCCAGCAGCAGCATGCTCCGCTTCAGGCGCGTATGCAGCAGTTGGTGACTGAATTCCAGAACACGCTTGAATCGCTGGACAGCGTCATCGCGGCGCGTCTGATGCAGCTGGCGCTGGAAGCGGCGCGCTCTGTGATTGGCCAGGCCACCACGGTGGATGGCAGCGCCCTGCTGCGTCAAATTCAAGGCTTGCTGCAACAGGAACCGATGTTCAGCGGCAAACCGCAGCTGCGGGTGCATCCTGACGATCTGCAACGTATTGAGCAGACGCTGGGGCCAACGCTGGATCTGCACGGCTGGCGTTTGCTGGCCGATAACACGCTGCATCCGGGCGGCTGTAAACTCAGCGCGGAAGATGGCGATCTCGACGCCAGCGTGGCCACGCGCTGGCAGGAACTGTGCCGCCTTGCTGCGCCAGGAGAGTTGTAA
- the fliG gene encoding flagellar motor switch protein FliG has translation MSLTGTEKSAILMMTIGEERAAEVFKHLNQREVQHLSAAMANMRQVSHKQLTEVLREFEADAEQFAALSLNSNEYLRSVLVKALGEERASSLLEDILETRETTSGMETLNFMEPQAAADLIRDEHPQIIATILVHLKRGQAADIVALFDERLRHDVMLRIATFGGVQPAALAELTEVLNGLLDGTNLKRAKMGGVRTAAEIINLMKTQQEEAVIEAVRDFDGELAQKIIDEMFLFENLVEVDDRSIQRLLQEVESEQLLIALKGAEQPLREKFLKNMSARAADILRDDLANRGPVRMSAVENEQKAILLVVRRLAESGEMVVGSSEETYV, from the coding sequence ATGAGTCTGACCGGTACTGAAAAAAGCGCCATTCTGATGATGACCATTGGCGAAGAGCGCGCTGCGGAAGTTTTCAAGCACCTGAATCAGCGTGAGGTCCAACACCTCAGCGCGGCAATGGCCAATATGCGTCAGGTTTCACACAAACAGCTGACCGAGGTGTTGCGTGAGTTTGAAGCCGACGCCGAGCAGTTTGCAGCGCTGAGCCTCAACTCCAACGAATACTTGCGTTCGGTGTTGGTCAAAGCGCTGGGCGAAGAGCGTGCTTCCAGCTTGCTGGAGGACATTCTCGAAACGCGCGAAACCACCAGCGGTATGGAAACGCTGAACTTTATGGAACCGCAGGCCGCCGCCGACCTTATTCGCGACGAGCACCCGCAAATCATCGCCACCATCCTGGTCCACCTCAAACGGGGTCAGGCGGCAGATATTGTGGCGCTGTTCGACGAGCGTTTACGTCACGACGTCATGCTGCGTATTGCCACCTTCGGCGGCGTTCAACCTGCAGCGTTGGCGGAGCTGACCGAAGTGCTCAACGGCTTGCTGGATGGCACCAACCTCAAGCGTGCGAAGATGGGCGGCGTGAGAACCGCAGCAGAAATTATCAACCTGATGAAAACCCAGCAGGAAGAAGCGGTTATCGAAGCGGTTCGCGATTTCGATGGCGAGCTGGCCCAGAAGATCATCGACGAGATGTTCCTGTTCGAAAACCTGGTCGAAGTGGACGATCGCAGCATCCAGCGCCTGTTGCAGGAAGTGGAATCCGAGCAGTTGCTGATCGCCCTGAAAGGTGCCGAGCAGCCGCTGCGCGAGAAGTTCCTCAAGAACATGTCGGCACGTGCTGCCGATATCCTGCGCGACGATCTGGCCAACCGCGGTCCGGTACGTATGTCTGCCGTCGAGAACGAACAGAAAGCGATCCTGTTGGTGGTACGCCGCCTGGCAGAATCTGGCGAAATGGTAGTGGGCAGCAGCGAGGAAACGTATGTCTGA
- the fliE gene encoding flagellar hook-basal body complex protein FliE, which produces MTIQAIDGVLQQLQMTSLQASNKSSEATHQIDFGATMKAALDKISETQTTARSQAQDFEMGKPGIALNDVMVDLQKSSISMQMGIQVRNKLVSAYSDIMNMQV; this is translated from the coding sequence ATGACCATTCAGGCAATCGACGGCGTTCTGCAGCAGCTGCAAATGACTTCGCTGCAGGCGAGCAATAAAAGCAGCGAAGCCACTCATCAGATTGATTTCGGCGCAACGATGAAAGCAGCGCTGGATAAGATCAGCGAAACCCAAACCACCGCCCGCTCGCAGGCGCAAGATTTTGAGATGGGTAAACCGGGTATTGCGCTGAATGATGTGATGGTCGATCTGCAGAAATCGTCGATTTCAATGCAGATGGGAATTCAGGTCAGGAACAAACTGGTGTCAGCTTATTCCGACATCATGAATATGCAGGTGTAG
- a CDS encoding YnfU family zinc-binding protein yields the protein MSYFTQVMDRIARINTDAKCPTCGKTSKQSVTKVSKEQALLCPHCKSLFVIHG from the coding sequence ATGTCCTACTTCACTCAGGTAATGGACCGTATCGCCAGAATCAATACTGACGCCAAGTGCCCAACATGCGGGAAAACGTCTAAGCAGTCCGTTACAAAAGTTTCGAAAGAGCAGGCTTTACTCTGTCCGCACTGTAAATCTCTCTTCGTTATCCATGGATAA
- a CDS encoding helix-turn-helix domain-containing protein: protein MKNETTGNRILLRRKTQELTQKQLAVQVKVSHVAISQWEKDETLPRGENLLRLAEALECAPAYLIDGEGPIFDRSPTETGFSAIPLIALADIQQWTQGKYAHLEPVLSSERGLSKGTFAVRIEDHAMAPAYLPGDVVIIDPQLVPLPGDTVLVFQSDNALLRTYRPRGKIDDVPQFELAPANIDYPVLHSHQENLQLAGTIIELRRYRQR from the coding sequence ATGAAAAACGAAACGACAGGTAACCGCATCTTATTGCGTCGCAAAACACAGGAGCTGACTCAGAAACAGCTCGCTGTTCAGGTTAAGGTTTCCCACGTTGCGATATCGCAGTGGGAAAAAGATGAGACATTGCCAAGGGGTGAAAACTTACTTCGGCTGGCAGAAGCGCTGGAATGCGCACCCGCTTATTTGATTGATGGCGAAGGCCCGATCTTTGATCGCTCGCCAACTGAGACAGGCTTCAGCGCCATTCCGCTGATCGCGCTAGCGGATATCCAGCAATGGACACAGGGAAAATATGCTCACCTTGAACCTGTTTTATCCAGCGAAAGGGGATTATCGAAGGGCACGTTTGCCGTGCGTATTGAAGACCATGCTATGGCGCCGGCTTATCTGCCGGGAGATGTAGTGATTATTGATCCGCAGCTGGTGCCGCTGCCCGGTGATACGGTTCTGGTCTTTCAGTCTGATAACGCCCTGCTACGCACCTATCGCCCGCGTGGGAAAATTGATGATGTACCGCAATTCGAATTGGCACCGGCAAACATCGATTACCCGGTATTGCATTCACATCAGGAAAATTTACAACTGGCGGGAACAATTATTGAGTTGCGGCGCTATCGACAGCGTTAA
- a CDS encoding DinI-like family protein, with protein MFVELIYDKRNVAGLPGAREMILQELEKRVHRVFPDLEVKVKPMERNAIDTDLSKNDKATIARIVEEMFDEAEMWLVAE; from the coding sequence ATGTTTGTGGAATTGATTTACGATAAGCGTAACGTTGCGGGTTTACCTGGCGCTCGCGAAATGATTTTGCAAGAGCTGGAAAAGCGCGTGCATCGAGTGTTTCCTGATCTTGAAGTTAAGGTCAAGCCGATGGAACGTAACGCTATAGATACCGATTTAAGTAAGAATGATAAAGCTACCATTGCCCGCATCGTCGAAGAGATGTTTGACGAAGCGGAAATGTGGCTGGTGGCCGAGTAA
- the iraP gene encoding anti-adapter protein IraP produces MRQLVIDILLKMAKMDVDAKELTAQTEAQTLLIAALLIQAKQDNSLTITETVQDAIVTASRSSTEFLQSDVDLLLTHINRLLAVAKYVEVNGKAETEGE; encoded by the coding sequence ATGCGACAGCTGGTTATAGATATTCTGCTTAAAATGGCAAAGATGGATGTCGACGCCAAAGAATTGACAGCGCAGACCGAGGCGCAAACTTTGTTAATCGCCGCATTGCTGATTCAGGCAAAACAAGACAATTCGCTCACCATCACCGAAACGGTGCAAGATGCGATCGTCACGGCTTCACGCTCTTCAACTGAGTTTTTGCAATCTGATGTAGATTTGCTGTTGACGCACATTAATCGTTTGCTGGCAGTGGCGAAATACGTCGAAGTGAATGGCAAGGCAGAAACAGAAGGGGAGTAA
- the yedD gene encoding lipoprotein YedD has product MKKWMLIAVLALGGCAQIDNYKSAVKTPAPASLQGNWQTVEPQGGLISDQAIASLIIDSDGSTLDCRQWQRIIAKPGKLTLLSGDYVNVNRQLRVMPLVVENGELKYDGLTLRRVDRPTVDCQKALDEVAKQPDAAVIQNIEPELLRTTITQNNEK; this is encoded by the coding sequence ATGAAAAAGTGGATGCTGATTGCAGTACTGGCGCTGGGCGGCTGTGCCCAAATCGATAACTATAAAAGCGCGGTGAAAACGCCAGCGCCCGCCAGTTTGCAAGGCAACTGGCAAACCGTTGAGCCGCAAGGCGGTTTGATTAGCGATCAAGCCATTGCCAGTTTGATCATTGATTCTGATGGCAGCACGCTGGATTGTCGCCAATGGCAGCGCATTATCGCCAAGCCGGGGAAATTAACCTTGCTGAGCGGTGATTACGTCAACGTAAATCGTCAACTGCGCGTTATGCCGCTGGTGGTGGAAAACGGCGAACTGAAATATGACGGTTTGACGCTGCGTAGAGTGGATCGTCCAACGGTAGATTGCCAAAAAGCGCTGGATGAAGTGGCCAAACAGCCTGACGCAGCGGTGATTCAGAATATCGAACCAGAACTGCTGCGCACAACGATTACACAGAATAACGAGAAGTAA